The following proteins come from a genomic window of Pyxidicoccus sp. MSG2:
- a CDS encoding aminotransferase class I/II-fold pyridoxal phosphate-dependent enzyme, with product MSRPAFAQRVTRFGTTVFSEFSALAAKHGAVNLGQGFPDFDGPDAVKEAAQKAIRDGVNQYAMGMGAKDLRVAIAEHAARFYGQQVDPDTMVTVTSGATEAILDVMLGLVDPGDEVVAFEPFYDSYDANITFVGATARYVPLRPPDASHAEWWFDRDEVRAAFSPRTRLLILNSPHNPTGKVFTREEFEFLGGLCAEHDTKILSDEVYEHIVFAPAKHLRPATLPGLAERTVTVSSGGKTFSLTGWKVGWVIAPPPLRDAVQRAHQFVTFATASPLQAAMAAALRLPDAYYAELAATYAAKRERLLGGLREAGLTAFAPQGSYFILADIAKYGFADDIAFCRHLVSEVGVAGIPPSVFYSPEHRHLGQGMARFAFCKTDAVLDEAVRRLRAKLAPKR from the coding sequence ATGTCCCGGCCCGCGTTCGCGCAGCGAGTCACCCGCTTCGGCACCACCGTCTTCTCCGAGTTCAGTGCGCTGGCCGCGAAGCACGGCGCCGTCAACCTGGGGCAGGGGTTTCCGGACTTCGACGGGCCGGACGCCGTCAAGGAGGCCGCGCAGAAGGCCATCCGCGACGGCGTGAATCAGTACGCCATGGGCATGGGCGCGAAGGACCTCCGCGTCGCCATCGCCGAGCACGCCGCGCGCTTCTACGGCCAGCAGGTGGACCCGGACACCATGGTGACGGTGACGAGCGGCGCCACCGAGGCCATCCTCGACGTGATGCTGGGCCTGGTGGACCCGGGCGACGAGGTGGTGGCCTTCGAGCCGTTCTACGACTCGTACGACGCCAACATCACCTTCGTGGGTGCCACCGCGCGCTACGTGCCGCTGCGCCCGCCGGACGCGTCCCACGCGGAGTGGTGGTTCGACCGGGACGAGGTGCGCGCCGCCTTCAGCCCGCGCACGCGGCTGCTCATCCTCAACTCGCCGCACAACCCCACCGGGAAGGTGTTCACCCGCGAGGAGTTCGAGTTCCTCGGCGGGCTGTGCGCCGAGCACGACACGAAGATCCTCTCGGACGAGGTGTACGAGCACATCGTCTTCGCGCCGGCGAAGCACCTGCGCCCGGCCACGCTACCGGGGCTCGCTGAGCGCACCGTCACGGTAAGCAGCGGAGGCAAGACGTTCAGCCTCACCGGGTGGAAGGTGGGCTGGGTCATCGCGCCGCCGCCGCTGCGGGATGCCGTGCAGCGGGCACACCAGTTCGTGACGTTCGCCACGGCATCGCCGCTGCAGGCGGCCATGGCGGCGGCGCTGCGGCTGCCGGACGCGTACTACGCGGAGCTGGCGGCGACGTACGCGGCGAAGCGGGAGCGGCTGCTCGGCGGCCTGCGCGAGGCGGGGCTGACGGCCTTCGCGCCGCAGGGCAGCTACTTCATCCTCGCGGACATCGCGAAGTACGGCTTCGCGGATGACATCGCCTTCTGCCGCCACCTCGTGTCCGAGGTCGGCGTGGCCGGCATTCCGCCGAGCGTCTTCTACAGCCCCGAGCACCGCCACCTGGGCCAGGGCATGGCGCGCTTCGCCTTCTGCAAGACGGACGCGGTGCTGGACGAGGCAGTACGGCGCCTGCGCGCGAAGCTGGCGCCGAAGCGCTGA
- a CDS encoding efflux RND transporter permease subunit, with amino-acid sequence MARSLRQRWFEGFIQAAVSRPWQVLLVFALLAVGGMALASRLEFRGSFVELLPQGAREVQDLTRVSQKAGGDGYLVVLAKGDTPERLRAYAAELKGRLEALPEVRYVEHSYDVDFFRRHGLLLLPAEKLAELRKDLEARVRYERQQANPFYIDLGATPPPADFEEISKKYTPNAPMKEYLANADGTEVYLMLKPSGTAGDLDFARRFVELAMGTGRTLAAERYPAVKLEATGNFQNRIEEDAVMRSDLSRAGILSALIAVGLILLATRRIAALAVVGLPVVVGILLTFGFAQVFIGHLNVVTGFLVAILIGLGIEYGVHLCMRYWEEREHLSAREALTAAVGGTFSGAVTSALTNAAAFFVLLLAQFHAFNQFGLLAGMGVLLAVLAAYAMGPSLLAIAERLRPARKDAPVAVASTDAPAAAASAVAPMAAKPEREWKRWPTSVIAGIALAVVAFAGFSVAIAPKLGFETDMRKLKGDSPASRLDDHVTEQLGQPLNPAIFLVDDVKQAAQVEAIIAEVKRKNGADSVFLRTTSLNDLVPHDLQRREAEIAGIRTLLHGLPESAREDVRLKDFTQMLESKPYGLDSLPVEVRRRFEATDGKGTFLLLFPSVSNYDTDDLKRWAAQIDQVVEGTKARGIDMAVLDSNRIAARIFALVRGDGPLILWSAAGVVFFVILLSLRSFKRALLVTGPLFLGMTCLAGGMYLFDVQLNFINAVVLPNLLAIAVDNSVHLFHRYEEEGPGSLGKVVRHTGLAAVVATLSNAAGYGALLIANHQGLRSIGQIALLGVVCTFLGTTVFFPAMLALLERWKARKTAAVGEGALVRSLELGMPGVGNESPGERKSA; translated from the coding sequence GTGGCCAGGTCGCTGCGACAGCGGTGGTTCGAGGGATTCATCCAGGCGGCCGTGTCCCGTCCGTGGCAGGTGCTGCTCGTCTTCGCGCTCCTGGCCGTCGGCGGTATGGCGCTGGCGTCGCGGTTGGAGTTCCGGGGGTCGTTCGTGGAGCTGCTCCCCCAGGGCGCCCGCGAAGTCCAAGACCTGACACGCGTGTCACAGAAGGCGGGCGGGGACGGGTACCTCGTGGTCCTGGCGAAGGGGGACACCCCCGAGCGGCTGAGGGCCTACGCGGCGGAGCTGAAGGGCCGTTTGGAGGCGCTCCCGGAGGTCCGCTACGTCGAGCACAGCTATGACGTGGACTTCTTCCGCCGACACGGTCTGCTGCTGCTTCCGGCCGAGAAACTGGCGGAGCTGCGCAAGGACCTCGAGGCCCGGGTGCGCTACGAGCGCCAGCAGGCCAACCCCTTCTACATCGACCTGGGAGCCACGCCTCCGCCCGCGGACTTCGAGGAGATCTCCAAGAAGTACACGCCCAACGCGCCCATGAAGGAGTACCTGGCGAACGCGGACGGCACCGAGGTCTACCTGATGCTCAAGCCGTCGGGGACGGCGGGGGACCTGGACTTCGCGCGGCGCTTCGTGGAGCTGGCCATGGGCACTGGCCGCACGCTCGCGGCGGAGCGCTACCCCGCGGTGAAGCTGGAGGCGACGGGCAACTTCCAGAACCGCATCGAAGAGGACGCGGTGATGCGCAGTGACTTGTCGCGCGCCGGCATCCTCTCCGCCCTGATTGCCGTGGGCCTCATCCTGCTGGCTACCCGGCGCATCGCCGCGCTGGCCGTGGTGGGCCTTCCCGTGGTGGTGGGCATCCTGCTCACGTTCGGCTTCGCGCAGGTCTTCATCGGCCACCTCAATGTGGTGACGGGCTTCCTCGTCGCCATCCTCATCGGCCTGGGCATCGAGTACGGCGTGCACCTGTGCATGCGGTACTGGGAGGAGCGCGAGCACCTCTCCGCGCGTGAGGCGCTGACGGCGGCGGTGGGCGGCACCTTCAGCGGGGCCGTCACCTCGGCGCTGACCAACGCGGCGGCGTTCTTCGTGCTGCTGCTGGCGCAGTTCCACGCCTTCAACCAGTTCGGCCTGCTGGCCGGCATGGGCGTGCTGCTGGCGGTGCTGGCGGCGTACGCCATGGGCCCCTCGCTGCTGGCCATCGCGGAGCGGCTGCGCCCCGCGCGCAAGGACGCGCCGGTGGCCGTGGCGTCGACGGATGCGCCTGCCGCGGCCGCCTCGGCGGTGGCTCCGATGGCGGCGAAGCCGGAGCGCGAGTGGAAGCGCTGGCCCACGTCGGTCATCGCGGGCATCGCCCTGGCGGTGGTGGCCTTCGCGGGCTTCTCCGTGGCCATTGCTCCGAAGCTGGGCTTCGAGACGGACATGCGCAAGCTGAAGGGTGACTCGCCGGCCTCGCGTCTGGACGACCACGTCACCGAGCAGCTCGGCCAGCCGCTCAACCCGGCCATCTTCCTGGTGGACGACGTGAAGCAGGCCGCGCAGGTGGAGGCCATCATCGCGGAGGTGAAGCGCAAGAATGGCGCGGACTCCGTGTTCCTGCGCACCACGTCCCTCAACGACCTGGTGCCGCATGACCTGCAGCGCCGCGAGGCGGAGATCGCCGGCATCCGCACGCTGCTCCACGGGCTTCCCGAGTCGGCGCGCGAGGATGTGCGGCTGAAGGACTTCACGCAGATGCTGGAGTCGAAGCCGTACGGGCTGGACTCGCTGCCGGTGGAGGTCCGCCGCCGCTTCGAGGCCACGGACGGCAAGGGCACGTTCCTGCTGCTGTTCCCCTCGGTGTCCAACTACGACACGGACGACCTGAAGCGCTGGGCGGCGCAGATCGACCAGGTGGTGGAGGGCACGAAGGCGCGCGGCATCGACATGGCGGTGCTGGACAGCAACCGCATCGCCGCGCGCATCTTCGCGCTGGTTCGCGGGGACGGTCCGCTCATCCTCTGGTCCGCGGCCGGCGTGGTGTTCTTCGTCATCCTGCTCAGCCTTCGCAGCTTCAAGCGCGCGCTGCTCGTCACCGGGCCGCTGTTCCTGGGCATGACGTGCCTGGCGGGCGGCATGTACCTCTTCGACGTGCAGCTCAACTTCATCAACGCGGTGGTGCTGCCGAACCTGCTTGCCATCGCCGTGGACAACTCGGTGCACCTGTTCCACCGGTACGAGGAAGAGGGGCCCGGCTCGCTCGGCAAGGTGGTGCGGCACACGGGGCTGGCGGCCGTGGTGGCCACGCTGTCGAACGCGGCGGGCTACGGAGCGCTGCTCATCGCCAACCACCAGGGGCTGCGCAGCATCGGACAGATTGCGCTGCTCGGGGTCGTGTGCACCTTCCTGGGGACCACGGTCTTCTTCCCCGCGATGCTCGCCTTGCTGGAGCGGTGGAAGGCGCGGAAGACCGCCGCGGTGGGGGAGGGTGCCCTCGTGCGGAGCCTCGAGCTCGGGATGCCTGGCGTCGGCAATGAGTCGCCGGGGGAGCGGAAGTCGGCGTGA
- a CDS encoding phosphatase PAP2 family protein, translated as MSSGTSHHRRGLLARNHDREVQVHLTSVDLVVLVACSLGALVLMGPGRWAPGALRNAGLFALMAAGPLVLRTLEASFPKQRWLTTAADWWLLPVAVLTHGWLSPVVDTLNPILKDAQLVAADQKLFGFQAAVELAHRVPPWLNDILLICYYGHFVWPLVLGVALYRRARGVSSDFSEYLTGLGMLFLFNYAAYALVPAVGPRYFLIGSFDGPLQGAMLTPVLDSLMRAPRYARDCFPSGHTGTTLLVLFYAWRFHRPLFWIMLGPGIGLVIATLAGRFHYATDLVCAVPLVMVVAGLALGLCRAARQREGERAARSVPVDAIVRP; from the coding sequence GTGAGCTCCGGAACCTCCCATCATCGTCGCGGCCTGCTCGCGCGGAATCACGACCGCGAGGTGCAGGTGCACCTCACCTCGGTCGACCTCGTCGTCCTGGTCGCCTGCTCACTGGGCGCGCTGGTGCTCATGGGCCCGGGGCGCTGGGCGCCGGGCGCGCTGCGAAACGCCGGTCTGTTCGCCCTCATGGCCGCCGGCCCGCTGGTGCTCCGCACGCTGGAGGCCTCCTTTCCGAAGCAGCGGTGGCTCACCACGGCGGCGGACTGGTGGCTGTTGCCGGTGGCGGTGCTGACGCACGGCTGGCTGTCGCCGGTGGTGGACACGCTCAACCCCATCCTGAAGGACGCGCAGCTGGTCGCCGCCGACCAGAAACTGTTCGGCTTCCAGGCGGCGGTGGAGCTGGCGCACCGCGTCCCGCCGTGGCTCAACGACATCCTCCTCATCTGCTACTACGGCCACTTCGTCTGGCCGCTGGTGCTGGGCGTGGCGCTGTACCGGCGGGCGCGCGGCGTCTCCTCGGACTTCAGCGAGTACCTCACCGGGCTGGGGATGTTGTTCCTGTTCAACTACGCGGCGTACGCGCTGGTGCCCGCGGTGGGGCCGCGCTACTTCCTCATCGGCTCGTTCGACGGGCCGCTGCAGGGCGCGATGCTGACGCCGGTGCTGGACTCGCTGATGCGCGCGCCGAGGTACGCCCGGGACTGCTTCCCCTCGGGCCACACCGGCACCACGCTGCTGGTGCTCTTCTACGCGTGGCGGTTCCACCGGCCGCTGTTCTGGATCATGCTGGGGCCGGGCATCGGCCTCGTCATCGCCACCCTGGCCGGGCGCTTCCACTACGCCACGGACCTGGTGTGCGCGGTCCCCCTGGTGATGGTGGTGGCGGGGCTGGCCCTGGGCCTTTGCCGCGCCGCCCGCCAGCGTGAAGGCGAGAGGGCCGCGCGTTCCGTCCCCGTGGACGCTATCGTACGGCCCTGA
- a CDS encoding methylmalonyl-CoA mutase family protein yields MRHAQPTTPTPPQPYKPSHHVRIVTAASLFDGHDAAINVMRRLMQASGAEVIHLGHNRSVAEIVDCAIQEDAQGIAITSYQGGHVEFFKYMIDLLRQRGANIKVFGGGGGTILPTEIDELHKYGVTRIYSPDDGRAMGLQGMIDDLISKCDFEKRPADFQPLVARPLPRQPDRIASLITIAENFADAGEELRKAMAEAHVDAPRVPVLGITGTGGAGKSSLVDELVRRFLADFPDKTLAVLSVDPSKRKSGGALLGDRIRMNAIDNSRVYMRSMATRQSNLALSRHVAHSIEVCKAAGFDLIIVETSGIGQSDTEITEHSDVSLYVMTAEYGAATQLEKIDMLDFADVIAINKFDKRGSLDALRDVRKQWKRNHIAFNVSDDAVPVHGTIASQFNDPGMNQLYRAIMDAVVKKTGAPLQSHFALTPGMSEKKWIIPPERTRYLAEIVEACESYDGFVRAQAAIARRMYQLHGTIQALRANVGKKHLEIVEPKDASDVVQVTERVEGEPAYLSELVALYQDLEGRLHPDCRRLLAEWPATKRRYAAAKYQYQVRDKVIELDLYTESLSHLRIPKIALPRYEDWGDILTWLLRENAPGAFPFTSGVFPLKREGEDPARMFAGEGGPERTNKRFHYVSRGLPAKRLSTAFDSVTLYGEDPDHRPDIYGKVGNSGVSIANVDDAKKLYSGFDLADPSTSVSMTINGPAPMLLGFFLNAAVDQQCEKWIREQGQVDAVEKKIDAIYRERGVPRPRYQGELPAGNDGLGLLLLGVSGDEVLPKDVYEKIRAKTLQQVRGTVQADILKEDQAQNTCIFSTEFALRVMGDIQQYFIDQKVRNFYSVSISGYHIAEAGANPISQLAFTLANGFTFVEYYLSRGMHIDDFAPNLSFFFSNGMDPEYAVLGRVARRIWAKAIRDKYGGNDRSQKLKYHIQTSGRSLHAQEIAFNDIRTTLQALLALNDNCNSLHTNAYDEAITTPTEESVRRALAIQLVINKEFGLSKNENPNQGAFIIEELTDLVEAAVLAEFRAISERGGVLGAMERMYQRSKIQEESLYYETLKHDGTLPIVGVNTFLDPKGSPTITPPEVIRATKEEKDYSITARDAFWKRNAATAPQALEAVRRAALDNGNVFAALMDACKVCTLGQLSRALYEVGGQYRRNM; encoded by the coding sequence GTGCGACACGCCCAGCCGACCACGCCGACCCCTCCGCAGCCCTACAAGCCCAGCCACCACGTCCGCATCGTCACGGCCGCCAGCCTGTTCGACGGCCATGACGCGGCCATCAACGTCATGCGCCGCCTCATGCAGGCGTCGGGTGCCGAGGTCATCCACCTGGGCCACAACCGCTCCGTGGCGGAGATCGTCGACTGCGCCATCCAGGAGGACGCCCAGGGCATCGCCATCACCTCCTACCAGGGCGGGCACGTCGAGTTCTTCAAGTACATGATCGACCTGCTCCGTCAGCGCGGCGCGAACATCAAGGTGTTCGGCGGCGGTGGCGGCACCATCCTCCCCACGGAGATCGACGAGCTCCACAAGTACGGCGTCACGCGCATCTACTCGCCGGACGACGGCCGGGCCATGGGCCTGCAGGGGATGATCGACGACCTCATCTCCAAGTGCGACTTCGAGAAGCGCCCCGCGGACTTCCAGCCGCTGGTGGCCCGGCCCCTGCCCCGCCAGCCGGACCGCATCGCGTCGCTCATCACCATCGCGGAGAACTTCGCGGACGCGGGTGAGGAGCTGCGCAAGGCCATGGCGGAGGCCCACGTGGACGCCCCCCGGGTGCCCGTGCTCGGCATCACCGGCACCGGCGGCGCGGGCAAGTCCAGCCTCGTGGACGAGCTGGTGCGCCGCTTCCTGGCGGACTTCCCGGACAAGACGCTCGCCGTGCTCTCCGTGGACCCGTCCAAGCGCAAGTCCGGCGGCGCGCTCCTGGGTGACCGCATCCGCATGAACGCCATCGACAACTCGCGCGTGTACATGCGCTCGATGGCCACGCGGCAGAGCAACCTCGCCCTTTCGCGGCACGTGGCCCACTCCATCGAGGTCTGCAAGGCGGCGGGCTTCGACCTCATCATCGTGGAGACGTCCGGCATCGGGCAGTCGGACACCGAAATCACCGAGCACTCGGACGTGTCGCTCTACGTGATGACGGCCGAGTACGGCGCGGCGACGCAGCTCGAGAAGATCGACATGCTCGACTTCGCGGACGTCATCGCCATCAACAAGTTCGACAAGCGAGGCTCGTTGGACGCGCTGCGCGACGTGCGCAAGCAGTGGAAGCGCAACCACATCGCCTTCAACGTGTCCGACGACGCGGTGCCCGTGCACGGCACCATTGCCTCGCAGTTCAACGACCCGGGCATGAATCAGCTCTACCGCGCCATCATGGACGCGGTGGTGAAGAAGACCGGCGCGCCGCTCCAGTCCCACTTCGCACTCACGCCCGGCATGAGCGAGAAGAAGTGGATCATCCCGCCCGAGCGCACCCGCTACCTCGCGGAGATCGTCGAGGCCTGCGAGTCCTACGACGGCTTCGTGCGCGCGCAGGCCGCCATCGCCCGGCGCATGTACCAGCTCCACGGCACCATCCAGGCCCTGCGCGCCAACGTGGGCAAGAAGCACCTGGAGATCGTCGAGCCGAAGGACGCCTCCGACGTGGTGCAGGTGACGGAGCGCGTGGAGGGCGAGCCCGCGTACCTGAGCGAACTGGTGGCGCTGTACCAGGACCTGGAGGGCCGCCTGCACCCGGACTGCCGACGCCTGCTGGCGGAGTGGCCGGCGACGAAGCGGCGCTACGCGGCGGCGAAGTACCAGTACCAGGTGCGCGACAAGGTCATCGAGCTGGACCTGTACACCGAGTCCCTCTCGCACCTGCGCATCCCGAAGATTGCCCTGCCCCGCTACGAGGACTGGGGTGACATCCTCACGTGGCTGCTGCGGGAGAACGCGCCGGGCGCCTTCCCGTTCACCTCGGGCGTCTTCCCGCTCAAGCGCGAGGGCGAGGACCCCGCGCGCATGTTCGCGGGCGAGGGCGGCCCGGAGCGCACCAACAAGCGCTTCCACTACGTGTCGCGCGGCCTGCCGGCGAAGCGCCTGTCCACCGCGTTCGACTCGGTGACGCTGTACGGCGAGGACCCGGACCACCGGCCGGACATCTACGGCAAGGTGGGCAACTCGGGCGTGTCGATTGCGAACGTGGACGACGCGAAGAAGCTCTACTCGGGCTTCGACCTGGCGGACCCGTCCACGTCGGTGTCGATGACCATCAACGGCCCGGCGCCCATGCTGTTGGGCTTCTTCCTCAACGCCGCCGTGGACCAGCAGTGCGAGAAGTGGATTCGCGAGCAGGGCCAGGTGGACGCGGTGGAGAAGAAGATCGACGCGATCTACCGCGAGCGCGGCGTGCCCCGCCCGCGCTACCAGGGCGAGTTGCCCGCGGGCAATGACGGGCTGGGCCTGCTGCTCCTGGGCGTGTCCGGCGACGAGGTGTTGCCGAAGGACGTCTACGAGAAGATCCGCGCGAAGACGCTCCAGCAGGTGCGCGGCACGGTGCAGGCGGACATCCTCAAGGAGGACCAGGCGCAGAACACCTGCATCTTCTCCACCGAGTTCGCCCTGCGCGTCATGGGCGACATCCAGCAGTACTTCATCGACCAGAAGGTGCGGAACTTCTACTCGGTGAGCATCTCCGGCTACCACATCGCGGAGGCCGGGGCGAACCCCATCTCCCAGCTCGCCTTCACGCTGGCCAACGGCTTCACCTTCGTCGAGTACTACCTTTCGCGAGGGATGCACATCGACGACTTCGCGCCCAACCTGTCGTTCTTCTTCTCCAACGGCATGGACCCCGAGTACGCGGTGCTCGGGCGCGTGGCGCGGCGCATCTGGGCCAAGGCCATCCGGGACAAGTACGGCGGCAATGACCGCTCGCAGAAGCTGAAGTACCACATCCAGACGTCCGGCCGTTCGCTGCACGCGCAGGAGATCGCGTTCAACGACATCCGCACCACGCTGCAGGCGCTGCTGGCACTGAATGACAACTGCAACTCCCTGCACACCAACGCGTATGACGAGGCGATTACCACGCCCACCGAGGAGAGCGTGCGGCGGGCCCTCGCCATCCAGTTGGTCATCAACAAGGAGTTCGGCCTGTCGAAGAACGAGAACCCCAACCAGGGTGCGTTCATCATCGAAGAGCTGACGGACCTGGTGGAGGCGGCGGTGCTGGCGGAGTTCCGCGCCATCTCCGAGCGCGGCGGCGTGCTGGGTGCCATGGAGCGCATGTACCAGCGCTCGAAGATTCAAGAGGAGTCGCTCTACTACGAGACGCTGAAGCACGACGGGACGCTGCCCATCGTCGGGGTGAACACCTTCCTGGACCCGAAGGGCTCGCCCACCATCACCCCTCCGGAGGTGATTCGCGCGACGAAGGAGGAGAAGGACTACTCCATCACCGCGCGTGACGCGTTCTGGAAGCGCAACGCGGCGACGGCGCCCCAGGCGCTGGAGGCCGTGCGCCGCGCCGCGCTGGACAACGGCAACGTGTTCGCCGCGCTGATGGACGCGTGCAAGGTGTGCACGCTGGGTCAGCTCTCCCGCGCGTTGTACGAGGTGGGCGGCCAGTACCGGCGCAACATGTAG